A region from the Coprothermobacter sp. genome encodes:
- a CDS encoding preprotein translocase subunit SecY, whose amino-acid sequence MFETLRRAFRLPDLRNRILFTLMMFVVIRLGTYIPVPGIDRAAVAQLVGKGGFLGLLDLFSGGGVANFAIFSLSVLPYINASIIIELLGSVIPALQELRKEGGKEGQRKIAKYTRYLTLGLAIIESFGILAIFQQYLSNTGFFVKLLIVLSLTAGAYIVLWLGEVMTERGIGNGVSLIIFSGIVSRIPVGVAQAFRLTQAKSLSVLGLVGGILGAIALLLLVLFAYEGERKVPVQYAKRIVGRKVYGGQSTYIPLKLVQAGVLPIIFASVVLMFPATVSQFWSTSWFYLHIAEPLTKSTTLTHNIVFFFLIIFFTYFYTEITYDPTKIADDLKKYGGYVPGVRPGEATAHYIKNVLDRIVLPTAIFLAFLAIVPNIAMRNLQISAFAFGGTSLLIIIGVALETVREIEAYMMMRHYKGFMK is encoded by the coding sequence ATGTTCGAGACGCTGAGGAGGGCTTTCAGGCTTCCAGATCTGCGCAACAGGATTCTGTTCACGCTCATGATGTTTGTCGTTATCAGGCTCGGGACATACATCCCTGTGCCTGGTATCGACCGTGCAGCCGTGGCACAGCTGGTTGGCAAGGGGGGTTTTCTGGGCCTCCTTGACCTGTTTTCGGGCGGTGGCGTTGCCAACTTCGCCATTTTCTCGCTGAGCGTCCTTCCGTACATCAATGCCTCCATTATCATCGAACTCCTCGGCTCGGTCATCCCGGCGCTCCAGGAGCTCCGCAAGGAGGGCGGCAAGGAAGGTCAGCGGAAGATTGCGAAGTATACTCGGTATCTCACTCTTGGATTGGCGATCATCGAGTCGTTTGGTATCTTGGCCATCTTCCAGCAGTACCTCTCGAACACAGGCTTCTTCGTGAAACTCCTGATCGTTCTGAGTCTTACAGCCGGAGCATACATCGTGCTGTGGCTTGGAGAAGTCATGACCGAGCGAGGGATTGGCAACGGTGTGTCACTTATCATCTTCTCAGGCATTGTGAGCCGCATTCCCGTCGGCGTGGCACAGGCCTTCAGGTTGACCCAGGCCAAGTCGCTCAGTGTTCTGGGCCTCGTCGGCGGTATCCTGGGGGCAATCGCACTCCTCCTTCTAGTCCTGTTTGCCTATGAAGGCGAGCGCAAGGTCCCAGTGCAGTACGCAAAGCGTATCGTCGGCCGCAAGGTCTACGGTGGTCAGTCTACGTATATCCCTCTGAAACTCGTGCAAGCGGGCGTACTCCCGATCATCTTCGCTTCGGTCGTTCTGATGTTCCCTGCGACCGTGTCGCAGTTCTGGTCGACGTCCTGGTTCTATCTTCATATTGCAGAACCCTTGACGAAGTCGACGACGCTGACGCACAATATCGTTTTCTTCTTTCTGATTATCTTCTTCACGTACTTCTACACGGAGATTACCTACGATCCCACCAAGATTGCGGATGATCTCAAGAAATACGGGGGCTATGTGCCTGGTGTTCGTCCTGGCGAGGCAACCGCGCACTACATCAAGAACGTGCTTGATCGGATTGTGTTGCCGACTGCGATTTTCCTGGCGTTCCTTGCCATCGTGCCGAACATCGCGATGCGGAACCTGCAAATCTCGGCTTTTGCCTTCGGTGGTACTTCGCTGC
- a CDS encoding 50S ribosomal protein L15, with protein sequence MKLNEMVRPEGFIDSPKVIGRGAGSGKGKQSGYGRKGAKARSGRSKRVGFEGGQTPLYRRLPKKHGFRPHVRTVYVAVNIGALEGYEGEMPLDLNALYNAPVKVLGDGELTTKVQVRASGFSASAREKIEKAGGTCEVV encoded by the coding sequence ATGAAACTCAACGAGATGGTCAGACCAGAAGGTTTCATCGACAGTCCAAAAGTTATCGGCCGCGGGGCCGGGAGCGGCAAGGGCAAACAGAGCGGTTACGGCCGCAAGGGGGCCAAAGCTCGTTCTGGGCGCAGCAAGCGCGTTGGATTCGAGGGTGGACAGACCCCACTCTATCGCCGTCTTCCGAAGAAGCATGGATTCAGACCCCACGTCCGGACAGTGTACGTTGCCGTCAACATCGGCGCACTCGAGGGATACGAGGGCGAAATGCCCCTTGACCTGAATGCGCTCTACAACGCTCCAGTGAAGGTACTCGGAGACGGTGAACTGACGACAAAGGTTCAGGTGCGGGCGTCGGGTTTCTCGGCTTCGGCTCGTGAGAAGATCGAGAAGGCTGGCGGCACCTGCGAGGTCGTCTGA
- a CDS encoding 30S ribosomal protein S5, whose amino-acid sequence MARRSFEPKEYEESVISIDRVTKVVKGGKKMKFRVLVVVGNKKGKVGIGIGKAIEIPLAIQKGITAAKRNLISFTLKGTTLPFSTKTRTGAGWVYLQPAVTGTGIVAGGVVRQIMEKVGVQDVLTKSLGSSNSISLAAATIDGLRDIEQMTLMRNLRRQDRINAEPRAAEARQ is encoded by the coding sequence GTGGCAAGACGTTCGTTTGAACCCAAAGAATACGAAGAATCGGTCATCAGCATCGACCGCGTTACCAAGGTCGTCAAAGGCGGCAAGAAGATGAAGTTCAGGGTCCTTGTCGTTGTCGGCAACAAGAAGGGCAAGGTCGGCATCGGGATCGGCAAGGCCATCGAAATCCCGTTGGCGATCCAGAAGGGAATCACGGCTGCCAAGCGCAACCTCATTTCCTTCACGCTGAAGGGCACGACGCTGCCGTTCTCGACGAAGACCCGTACCGGCGCAGGCTGGGTGTATCTTCAGCCCGCTGTGACTGGAACTGGTATTGTCGCCGGCGGCGTGGTTCGCCAGATCATGGAGAAGGTTGGAGTCCAGGATGTTCTCACGAAGTCCCTCGGCAGCTCGAATTCTATCTCTCTTGCTGCAGCTACGATCGACGGACTGCGCGACATCGAGCAGATGACATTAATGCGCAACCTGCGTCGGCAGGACCGTATCAATGCCGAGCCGCGCGCTGCGGAGGCTCGTCAATGA
- a CDS encoding 50S ribosomal protein L18 → MIKRHDREEARERRHDRIRKKLAGTAVRPRLAVFVSLKHVYVQLIDDDKGITLAAASNLKRKADGQVVAANNTVACQMVGTEIADKALQMGVKTVAFDRGGHSYHGRIKALAEAARAAGLEF, encoded by the coding sequence ATGATCAAGAGACACGATAGAGAAGAAGCTCGCGAGAGACGACATGACCGGATCCGCAAGAAGCTGGCAGGAACCGCAGTGCGACCAAGGCTTGCTGTCTTCGTCAGCCTGAAGCATGTGTATGTTCAACTTATCGATGATGACAAGGGTATTACCCTTGCTGCCGCGTCGAACCTTAAGCGCAAGGCGGATGGCCAGGTAGTGGCGGCCAACAATACGGTGGCCTGTCAGATGGTTGGCACGGAGATAGCCGACAAGGCGCTCCAGATGGGTGTCAAGACTGTAGCCTTCGACCGGGGTGGGCATTCCTACCATGGTCGCATCAAGGCGCTTGCCGAAGCCGCGCGCGCTGCGGGACTGGAATTCTAG